The region aaGTAACAGTCataatttattcttattttctgaTATAAATACATCCCAATTCCATCAAAGCAAAAGGTGAAAAAAGTCTATACTCGTCCACAGTGTAGCGTTTGTCTTCTTTTAAAATAAACCAAAAAATTGTTATAATATACGttccttattaaaaaaatcagTTTTTTCATCTCTTATAAAACTTCTAGAGTCTCCCTATGATTTCCAATTAATTAAGTTCGAAATAATACACAAACAAGGTCGAAATTATAGTCTGCAACTTGGATATATTTTAGCCTAGAAAGCTTAGACCATATCATCTTAACTTCTCAATCAAATGGATTTGAACTAGGCCAATTCTTATTAGAACATGGGATTTCCGACATCTTTTTTGAAAGTCAAATTAGGTGATTTGTATTCTTTCTTAATCGCGGTCGAAAAATACTTAAATAGACCATTTTTTGAtatctttctttcttatatAATTCGCTGTTTTTGGTAATACGGTTGAAAtgtttaaaaagaaaattgtcATCTAGTGGTATGGGGACAGTACTGAATTTTGCCAAAGAATATTAAAGAATATTTCAATTCGATGCAAGACTGCTTTATCTAATGAGTTTTGattcaacacttcattttcaatttGAACAGATTTTCAGGTATCATAGTATGATTGTATTCGGATTTAACTCTTACTTCTAATTAATGGTTTGAATTCTCATAGAATCACTAAAATTTTATAAGTTGGTGGACAACTTCTTTGGGGAAACCCCAACACTCATACCTAAAAATTGGCATCTATTATTTTCTGATAATTTAGAAGTGTTTTCTTtcaatttactattttttattaaaaaaaatatatggtgCAGGTGCTGCATCCACATCGGACGTTAGACAATTCCACGGGCAATTCATTTATGCATGTACACGTTTCTTCCAAATCTATAATAATCACATATCAGAATTACCCGCAAATTTCATTGTCATTTGTCCGGCCACTAGAGGACAAAAAAACCACATTATAAAAATCACCATATTTCAACATTTCTTCAACAAATGGCTGAACTTCAAGAATACCTCAAACTCCTCATTGTGTGGATACTCTCCACAATCGCAGTACGTGCCATTCTCACTAGAAAGCAGAACAAGAATAACCGCCACAAAAATCCACCAAGCCCTCCATCTCTTCCCATCATTGGACACCTCCACCTTATCTCCCAAATCCCTCACCAAAGCTTCCACAAGCTCTCATCTCACTATGGACCCATCATGCAACTCTTCCTCGGCTCCTTGCCTTGTTTGGTGGTTTCCAGTCCAGACATGGCCAAGGAGGTTCTCAAAACCAATGAATCTTCCTTCTCGAACCGGTTTGTGAGCACCACGGTTCATCACCTATCGTACAACTTAAATGGCTTCTTGTTCGCGCCTTACGGAGAGTACTGGAAGTTCGTGAAGAAGCTCTGCATGTCGGAGCTTCTCGGCGGTCAGACCCTGAGTAATCTCCTTCCCGTTAGACAACAAGAGACTCTGCGGTTTCTGAAGGTTTGAACTATGATTCATTCATATCacattttctctttcatctaAATTTcacttactttttattttttattacattAGTTATCCTATCTCTCTTATATTTGTATAAAGGGTAAGTTTGTAAGTGTAATAAGTGTGAAAGGATTATTATTCTGAAGGTTCTACAAAGAAAAGGAGAAGCAGGTGAGGCCGTTGATGTCGGTGGCGAGCTCTTGACTCTAACCAACAGCGTTATCACGAGGATGATCATGGGGAGAGCGTGTTCTAAAAccgatgatgatggtgatgtggAAGAAATTAGGAAGATGGTGATGGACACTGCGGAGCTGGCAGGGAAGTTCAATGTGACAGATTTTATTTGGTTTTTTAAGTGTTTGGGTTTGCAGGGAGTGAGCAAAAGGGTTAAGGAGATTCTGGAGAGGTTTGATAACATGATGGAGAGAGTGATATTGGAGCAtgaagaggagaggaggagaaggaagGAAGGGGCGGAAGGTGGTGAGATTCGGAATCTGCTTGATATTTTGTTGGAAATACATGAGGATGAGAGCACTAAGACAAAATTAAGCAGAGAAAATATCAAGGCTCTCATTATGGTAAGCATGCAATTCTATTATTAACTTTTAGGGAAACCTTTAATAtacacaagtaaaaacttgtgtacATTTGCACAAGTACCTTTTTACCTTGGATAGGAGGTTTCCAGGTAAAAAGGTATTTTTGAATAATTCAAAAATAGATATTATTAGTGAATGATTAGGATATTAGTTAGTAAGTAAATAACATGAATTAAAGTTAAGTGGATTAGGGTAAAATCACCaatatcttcatcatcaccagacccttcttcctcttcatcatcagacccTTACTTTGTTCCTCTCAACCTCCCTCAAATCTGAAATGGGTTAAGCAAATCAATTTCAACCAAACCATCATGGGTTTGTTCCACACCTCCTTCTCCTTGTTGTGCCTTCCACAAAGCCATGGTCATCGCCGCTAGATCTTCTTTTGGATCTCCGTCACGCCGTCCTTCACTGGCGCCTCAGGTCCGTCTCATCACCTCCACCTCCGCCGCGAGGTTCCAAATCTGCTGGTGATGGTGACCGACAAAAGCAAACTTTTATTGTCCAGTCATAACATGAAAACAGGAAGCAggagaaaatagaaaaaaaaaatcaaaaacccagattaaaaatcaaaacttgaTGAAATGGGGTTCAGATCTGGAACGGAGGAGTTGGAGGAAGAGGTAAAAGATTTCATGAATGAAAGCTAGTGAACAAAACTATGAGATCTGAGTTTGCTTCTcccttctctcttctttttaatCATCATTTCGTCCCTCTCTGATGCTAGTTAATTTTCTGTTCTGCTCTTCTCCTCCTGCTACTTAGCTGAAAATTATCTGCAGAAGATTATGTCAAAGTTTTTGCTTCTGGGTTTCAATATTCTTTGTTGTTGAgatgaaaatgatgaagaagatgatgagagGAAGAAAATTAGATTTGTTTGTATTTTATTGGGgattagggatttcagtaagagAAAGTATTAATGGAATTTTGATTTCTGGGTTGTTTCAGATTCAAGAAGAGAAGCTGCTGAAATtgagggagaagatgaagaggagagATTATAGGATAATTagattaaaagtaaaaaaagttTGAAAATGTTTGAATCGGGTTTGGGGTAAAGAAATAATCAAGTTTTTACCAGATCCACTTAACTTAATTCATGTTATTTACTCACTAACTAATATCCTAATCATTCACTAATAATTATCtatttttgaattaattaaaaatacccTTTTACCTGGAAACCTCCCGTCCCAGGGAAAAAGGTACTTGTGCAAATgtacacaagtttttacttgtgtaTATTAAAGGCCTCCAACTTTTAGGATGTCTAAATTACTCATGAGAaagttttgtttaaataattcatcgtccaatcacattaaaaataagtgggtaataatttctgttttatttatttataaaaaattttaTTGGTCAATTGAGTTGTGGGTTAGGAACTCACATGAGTTATTTAGATAACTTTAACTTCTAGGATTATCGGTTTATTTCTTTCAACTgaccaaagaaaacaaatatggATCTTCTTGATATTTTTATGAATGCATGCTTTCAAAAAGTTCTTACTACAGGAAAGTGTTTCATAATTCACACTCCATTATTTTAAGTGAAAATGGAGTGTGAGAAGAAAGTGATAAAACAAAATAGCGAgaaagtaatatatatatatatatatatatatataatgtgtGATTTAATAAAAGAGAAGAGatataaatagaaaatgaaatggAAAATGGAGGAGTGGAATAAAGTTATGAGCGTGAGTGGATGAATTAATTAACCTCCTTCTCATTTATATTAATATTGCTTTGTCCAGACTACTTAAGCACTTACATTAGAAGATAgttaaaaagagaagagaaaaaattaagaaatatgtaATGAATGCTTTgatagaaaaaattaaaataggagCAAATAGCTAGTGAGGTTGGAGATATTGTCTAGTTCAAAAATGTATTAAAACATTTTGATTTGTAAAACGCTTACCTGTACTCCTTCCGTTTAACCATTTAAAGAAAAAAGGGGAATGTTATTCGGACACCCACATCTATTTTAACTCCTGTTTTTGCAAAATATGAAAAGGCCCTTATAAAATTTTGTTGCTTGCACCTTGAAAGTGCATTACctacgcactttgaaagtgcagaaattaaacagaaaaataaagagTGTTTCACTCGCACTTTGAAGGTGTGTTACCTAGGCACTAAGTAAGGTAATACACCTTCAAAGTGCGAGCGAAACgctctttttttattttcctgtttaatTTCTGGGAGGAATCTGGGACCATCATTTCTTGGTTAAGGTAATAGGACCATTCTACGCTCAAATATACGGTTAGAATCTCCAAATTCGTGCACCTTCTAGGAGTCGCTTCACAATCAGAAGCGGTGTGGTTTGGAAAATTTGACAATTTTTTGTCTCGGATGCGAAGTCGAccaactacaaagttgaagagaaaaataaagtaattggtCTTTTAGCACCTACGGTCCTAAGATTTGTGGAATTTAGTCAAATCCCTTCATCTGATATTTTATttggaattttaaattttttttattcaaccaTTAAACTCGAAATATTCTATCTTGATTTACTGTGGtgtctcataatttttaaaaatcatctaATTTCAATTATGTACAAATTTGTAGCAAAACGCACATCAGTTCTGTACAAATTTGTAGCAAAACACACTTTTATAATTTGCTGCAAAATGCAGTTTAAAAGTGCGAACATAACAAATTTTCAAAGTGCGTTGGTAACGAACTTTCAAAGTGCGTTTAGTTgcagaaaacaaaaaaactaaaaatgatGATAACAACGACGACATTGATGGATGAAAGATGAGAGTGGAGAAGATagaggttgtggtggtggtggtggtgaagaaagaggagaggagagagaatgtgagtATAGAGTGTgagaattttttataatttttttcattaagggcaTTTTAGTATTTTCGCACTTTAAAGCGGAGTAGAAATAGATGTGGGGGGGGGGTCCGtatgaataacaattcccaagAAAAAACTTGTTTCATAATAACTATCTACTTAGAATTTTCATGTAGCTTTAACTGatattttttcataaaaaaccCCTATAAGAAGAATAAATGAAGAGAAAATACGCTTTAAAGGGTAaactaggaaaacaaataatatgttttaaaggttgtctaaatgacctcTATGTAAATTTTGGATAAATAACCCAGATGTAGGTGTGTTAATGATAATTAAGATAAagtcttttaaaaaaatgatatttatgataagtgaaaaaaaaataaaatgtctAACACACTTTGACTCATATAGAACTAGGGTAATTTAAGTCAATATTTTCATAGCATCATTTACACAACTCCTTAACAAATTAACAATATaattaagagattaatttctatgcatcgacggtgtaaaaagttttacaccatcattcaatcacaaccttccattttctattctagatattattaaattcaaaatcaattatgagcttacaaaatggagggatgtgattgaatgatggtgtaaaacttatttacaccgtcggtgcatagaaattaatctctataattaattaattttcttaataTGTATGTTTTTCCTTCTCAacacttattttttttaaagtggaGGAACTTGTGCTCACTAATGCACTTATTTGGGACTTTTATAGTTTAACAACCCTCTCAAAACTAACTTGACAAGTCGAGTTTAACTTGctaactttttctcttttttttttgacagcaaaagATATATATTATTGGATTCGTAAAATTCATGAGAACAAACCTCTCACAAATATATAAGATAAATCATCAAAACTCAATCAAATAAAACCACCCCAAAGACCACACCTAGTAacgtgcctcattaaaaccttcatCCCCTAGAAGTGTCTTTGAAACCTCTaaacaaaaaccaaaacaataaaaacataaaaaccCCAAATTTATCCAAACTAGGCTACGACATCAGAACCAACAACCTGAAACATTTGGTATTTCCTTCCCCTCTACGTGACTTTCTTAGGCCGACCTCTTTTTCTCCCAAAAAAAACCTGGGCCCTTAGAGGGCTTCTTCTCCACATAAGGAAACCGGGAAAGAGGCTCAAACCTTGAGAAAATCACAATGAGTGGAATCACACACTTCCAGAATTTAAAAATTTTCTAATCATGTCTTAGTTTTGAATGTATATCTCATTCGATAAATTTCTTTGCTTCGTAtttgaaaatacaaaatttaaagttattttttaaaaatagatttctaattaataaaaaaacattgaGTTCTTTTCCTTTGGAATGGAGGACATATTATTCATGTCAGGTAAAATATGGAATGTTGCAGGACATATTCATGGCAGGAACAGACACATCTGCTATAACCATGGAATGGGCTCTATCTGAGTTAATCATCAACCCGGAAGTGATGGAGAAAGCAAGAAATGAGATTGATTCAGTGACAGGAAGTAGTAGCAGGTTAATAGAAGAATCAGATCTTCCTAATCTTCCTTACTTGCGAGCCATTGTCAAAGAAACACTAAGGATTCACCCCACATCGCCATTCATAGGGAGAGAGTCATCAGAAAAATCTTACATTTGTGGTTACGAGATTCCAGAAAAGACCTTGCTTTTTGTGAATTTGTGGTCCATGGGTAGGGACCCCAAACTGTGGGATAATCCACTTGAGTTCAGGCCAGAGAGGTTTATGGGTGAAGAGAACAACCAAGTGGATTTGAGGGGACAACATTTCCAACTAATGCCATTTGGAACTGGAAGAAGGGCTTGTCCTGGAGCCTCACTTGCACTTCAGGTTGTACCTACTAATCTTGCTGCTATGGTTCAGTGTTTTGAATGGAAAGTTGATGGGAAAATTAACATGGAAGAGAAACCAGCCATAACACTTCCAAGGGCTTGTCCGTTAAGTTGTGTACCAGTTCCTCGCTTTAGTTGATTGGGCTGGTAGTGAAATGAATGTATGTGATTCTTCATCTTGTCAGCATCACCGCAATTATATGAAACAGAATGTTTgtagtaattaattaattcataaACTCTACGATTTAATAGAATGAAAATAACTATCAACACACTCTTTAAcactaattttttaatattctaCTCTCATTGATTGATTGAAATTCATGTATATGGTCCATAAAATTGAAAGTGAGACCCATATTTTTAGTGAGACTCATGTTTGCTGCAGTGGCATGAGCATGTACAGTAGTAGCATCAGCCCGTGCAACTGCATCATCAGCCTCTGCAACTGCAACCGTCTGGCTATCTGAAACAGTGTGAGTGGCAGACCGAGAGTATCTTGTAGCCTGACCCTTTTACATGGGTTTGCTTTGTGGTGACTAAAATGGAGATGGTGGTATTCGGCGATTGCAGGATGAACgtttagaagaagaagaagatggagtgGGTGGATTGGTGGTCTTTTTGTTAAATTTGTTGTAGAAAAAATTTCCACTTGTTATATTCCAATTTGGTAACAGTAAAAACAACACATAAAGTATTGCATCTAAGTTTCCCCCAAAATGGGGAAAACTTAGATGCACTACtctatgttttgtttttattgttcgTCATGGAAAAATTTCCCACATTAGATTTAATAAAAGACACCACCCACCGAcccacttcatcttcttcctctaaaCATGTATCCTGCAACCGCCCAATCTAGCAGCCAAAACCTCCATCTCCATTTTAGCGACAACAACCAACACAAAGCACAACCACTGCAACTTTCCCTTCATAAAAAAAACCCAGGAACCGCAAAAACTAAGCCCCACCGCTCCAAGGGAGACTTCATCCCCTCATTCGCCGCCTCAACCCCGGCTGGACCTTGTCTTCGTCATGCTGTCAAGGTTCCGTTGACCTCCACCGCTGCGTCGAGCCTCGCGCGCCCCTATCCTTGGCCTTCGCTCACGTCGCCGTTGGGAACCGCGACGCCACCACCCTTTTCCTGACCTGAATCGTTGTGCAGCGCCGACCATCGCCGACCATTGTCTCCATCAGCGATCACTCTGCCCCCTTACAATGTTGCTCACCTCTTCTCCCTGAGTATTTCCCTCTTCCTAGGTGTGTTAAGCTGTGCCACCCCTAGCCTCTTTTGGAACCTAGCCCTTTTCACATGGGTGAACTTTGTGGTGACTAAAATGGGGATGGTGGTTT is a window of Lotus japonicus ecotype B-129 chromosome 5, LjGifu_v1.2 DNA encoding:
- the LOC130716713 gene encoding cytochrome P450 93A3-like, whose protein sequence is MAELQEYLKLLIVWILSTIAVRAILTRKQNKNNRHKNPPSPPSLPIIGHLHLISQIPHQSFHKLSSHYGPIMQLFLGSLPCLVVSSPDMAKEVLKTNESSFSNRFVSTTVHHLSYNLNGFLFAPYGEYWKFVKKLCMSELLGGQTLSNLLPVRQQETLRFLKVLQRKGEAGEAVDVGGELLTLTNSVITRMIMGRACSKTDDDGDVEEIRKMVMDTAELAGKFNVTDFIWFFKCLGLQGVSKRVKEILERFDNMMERVILEHEEERRRRKEGAEGGEIRNLLDILLEIHEDESTKTKLSRENIKALIMDIFMAGTDTSAITMEWALSELIINPEVMEKARNEIDSVTGSSSRLIEESDLPNLPYLRAIVKETLRIHPTSPFIGRESSEKSYICGYEIPEKTLLFVNLWSMGRDPKLWDNPLEFRPERFMGEENNQVDLRGQHFQLMPFGTGRRACPGASLALQVVPTNLAAMVQCFEWKVDGKINMEEKPAITLPRACPLSCVPVPRFS